In a genomic window of Virgibacillus sp. SK37:
- a CDS encoding PIG-L deacetylase family protein → MRILVFAPHNDDEVLGVGGTMAKYAKEGHEVYVCEITAGNQKELLQGEAKKAHELLGVKEAFFLDLPAVKLREVSNIEINSKISEVVQKVKPHVAFIPHKGDMHSDHGEVASSAMVALRPVSNPQLQAIYTYETLSETEWNIPTPDNAFVPNVWSDISDSIDVKLEAMKCYESQLREFPNPRSLEAIEALSKFRGSTICVRNAESFMLVRNLI, encoded by the coding sequence AAGTATGCTAAAGAGGGACATGAGGTATATGTGTGTGAAATAACAGCTGGTAATCAAAAAGAATTATTGCAAGGTGAGGCTAAAAAAGCACATGAATTATTAGGAGTTAAAGAAGCATTCTTTTTAGATCTTCCAGCAGTAAAGCTAAGAGAAGTTTCCAATATTGAAATTAACTCGAAAATTTCAGAGGTTGTTCAAAAAGTTAAGCCACATGTAGCTTTTATACCGCATAAAGGTGATATGCATTCAGATCATGGGGAAGTTGCATCAAGTGCGATGGTAGCTTTACGGCCGGTTAGTAACCCACAATTACAAGCTATTTATACGTACGAAACATTGTCTGAAACAGAATGGAATATACCAACGCCAGATAACGCCTTTGTTCCTAATGTTTGGAGTGATATATCAGATTCAATAGATGTTAAGCTTGAAGCTATGAAATGTTATGAGAGTCAACTTAGAGAATTCCCTAACCCTCGTTCACTTGAGGCTATTGAAGCTCTATCAAAGTTTAGAGGTTCGACAATTTGTGTAAGAAATGCTGAGAGCTTTATGTTAGTTCGAAATTTAATTTAA
- a CDS encoding GNAT family N-acetyltransferase, with amino-acid sequence MGTFIRKFEEKDVPYKVRWINDESNNKYLHYDLPLREDKTLQWFKSLEGRSDRVDYTIIYDDEPAGLIGLLDIDYKNKKAEYYICLGGGQFKGKGIAEFATDLLIKESYKELWLNKIYLYTEVENVKAQKLFEKIGFEKEGHLRNDLFYNGRKIDRYIYGLDVENYIQK; translated from the coding sequence TTGGGTACTTTTATCCGAAAATTTGAAGAAAAAGATGTTCCTTATAAAGTTCGGTGGATTAACGATGAAAGTAACAATAAATATCTTCATTATGATTTGCCTCTTAGGGAAGATAAAACCCTACAGTGGTTCAAATCCCTTGAAGGGCGGTCAGATCGGGTTGATTATACAATTATATATGATGATGAGCCAGCTGGGTTAATTGGATTGCTTGATATTGATTATAAAAATAAAAAAGCGGAGTATTACATCTGTCTAGGTGGAGGTCAATTTAAAGGGAAAGGTATAGCTGAATTTGCAACAGATCTCCTAATCAAGGAGAGTTATAAGGAACTTTGGCTCAATAAAATATATCTATATACTGAAGTAGAAAATGTTAAAGCACAAAAGCTTTTTGAAAAGATTGGTTTTGAAAAGGAAGGTCATCTAAGAAATGACTTATTTTATAATGGCCGAAAAATTGATAGATATAT